The Myxococcales bacterium region GCACGCGACCGTCGTCGCCATCGGTGAGGTTGTAGGGAGACCCGAGCACTACGCCCCAGCCCGCGGCTTCGAGCCAGCCTCGGTAGAGCCTCACCAGCGAGAGGTCTTCTGTGAACTCGGTCGGGTAGACGAGGCCGACGGTCTTCGGGTGCGCGCCGCCAGAGGCCCCAAGCGACGCGGCGACGGCAAAGTCGAGCATGGCGAGGAAGCGGGAGCGGAGGCCCTCGTTGGGATCGATGAGGGCCGGTCGGTCCTCCTTGGCGAGGCCGCCCAAGACGATGGCTTCCGCTTCGCCGGTTGGCGTGTCGCAGTTCAGCTCGGCGATGACCGGGCCGTCGCTCGTCATGAACACGTCGACGCGCGCGAGTCCGTGCCAGAAGGGCTTTGACGAGAGCCACATGGTCTTCTGCGCGGGTGACATGCCAAAGAACGTGTCCAGGACACCGTCGCTCTCGTCGACGAGGAGACACGCCTCATGAAACGTCTCGACGACGTCTTCGGCGACCTTCGCCAGGAGCGCGGCCGTCTCGGCTGAAAGCACGATGGGCTCAGAGCGGAAGCGCGGCGCGCCGAAGAGCCACGGATCGAGAATGATGTCCGACGCGAGTACGCGCTTCGCGAACCGGTCGTACGCTTCAACGTCCACGACGGTTCACGCGAGCCGAGCCACCGCGAAGGCCGTGGCGAGGTAGGAAACGGCCTCAATGGCGGCGATGCCTTCGCTGCGCTCGCCGGCTACCGCTCGATCGATGAAGCCACCGTGCAAGGAGAAGCCCCCGCCGAGCAGCACCATCTGCACGAAGACTTGCCGCACCGGATAGAGCGCCACGAGCGTGACGAGCACGCCGGCGTAGCCGCGCAACGACGACGTCCAGCCGGTGAAGTTTCCCTCAAGGGCGCGAGCGACGATGATGGCGATGGCCAAGGCGACGCCCCCATAGCTGATGGCCGCCGCCATGTTCTCTCCCTGGATTTGCTCCGCGTCGTCGTAGCTGGTGACGATGCGAAACAGGGTCACGA contains the following coding sequences:
- a CDS encoding glutathionylspermidine synthase family protein, coding for MDVEAYDRFAKRVLASDIILDPWLFGAPRFRSEPIVLSAETAALLAKVAEDVVETFHEACLLVDESDGVLDTFFGMSPAQKTMWLSSKPFWHGLARVDVFMTSDGPVIAELNCDTPTGEAEAIVLGGLAKEDRPALIDPNEGLRSRFLAMLDFAVAASLGASGGAHPKTVGLVYPTEFTEDLSLVRLYRGWLEAAGWGVVLGSPYNLTDGDDGRVHLMGTPISVMLRHYKTDWWGERASPWTDEDIPDAAALEAPLRTVLRAELEGRLAVLNPFGSVLPQNKRMMAFLWEHIHRLSPKAARVVEAHVPVTRRLENVHEEQLFAQKDESVIKSDYGAEGDEVVIGRLVTTEQWEKTIVFARPGRWVAQRYFDAERTGAGETTNLGVYVVAGQAAGLYARTSPAGTATDAAALSVPVLVAPAPSPSP